TGACACCGGTGAAGGAGTTATCAACAGAGGAACAAGCTTCGATTGAGTTTTACGAGCAGTTATCGCAGGTCAAGACGAAGTTGCGAACATCGGATTTACAAACGAAGGATCAATTAGAGTTAATAAACTCTAAGATTGGTTCGCACGAACAGATGATGACGGAGATTAACAAGAAATTGGAGTTTCTGATCAAACATCTTCTTGGGAAAGAAACGATACAAGAATTCGGAGGATCGAGTCAAGCGGGAGCTGCAAGATCTCAAGTTCTTCGAAACCAGGTACCAAATTCTTCTCTGAAACCCTGCCGTAGTGAGATTAGGTCGGGATTACGAGAGAATCTTCTCAGAAATGTTGAGATGGCCATATTCGAAGGGTTTGGCATATATGGTTGGATCGCTAAGGTGGAAAGATTTTTTGCGATGGGTGGTTATAACGAAGCGGAGAAGTTAGCTCTGGTATCAGTTAGTTTACAAGGTGAAGCGTTGAGTTGGTATAATTGGGAGATTAATCGCAGACAGTTTTTGAGTTGGGAGCAATTTAAAGCTAGCTTGATGTTGTGGTTTGGAAATCTTAAGATTTGAGGGCCTAGCCAAAGTTTATTCTGCATCAAACAAACTGGTACAATCGCGGATTCCGTTCAGCGGTTTGAAGATCTCTCTTCACAAGTGACTGGATTGGATGATCAGAAGTTAGAAGACATATTCTTAAATTGATTATCTCAGGAGATGCAGGAGCTAGTGCATATGCAGAAACCACGTGATTTACCTGAGGTGATCGCAGAAGCAAGGGCTATGGAAGGAAGCATTATGAGCCGAGTGGTTAAGAAAGAGTTATTGttagcaaacaaagaaaacaaagacccTCATGTTTATGAACAAAGGGCTCAATCAGGGGTTAACAACAATAACCGGAAGACAAAGGTTATTACAACAGAAACGACACCAATGGGTGATAGACAGTTGGTGCGTTCTGAACCAAGACCAAGAAGACATAATACAAATGCGGAATTAGACGAGAAGAGGATGAAGGGCATTTGCTTTAAATGTGATGGACCATGGTATAAAGACCATAAGTGTCCAAATAGAGAATTAAGGGTGCTCACCGTATTCAATGGATTTGAAGTAGAAGTCTTGGATGGAAttggggaagaagaaacaatagaaGAGGCTATCGGAGAATGTATGGCACTTTCATTTTCATCTTATAGAGGACTTTCCTCATCTACAACTACTAAAGTTCGTGGGGCAGTAGGCAAAGAAGGAGTGGTGATAATGCTAGACAGTGGAGCCACACAGAATTTCATTTCACCTGCAGCAGTAAAGAAGCTCAAGCTGAAATGCAGGACAAACCCTAACCTTAATGTCCGACTAGGAAACGGATTGTTGGTGAATGGTTTAGGAGTGTGTGAGAACGTAACATTCTCCACTCAGAATTTGGAGTTCACACAAAATTTCGTGGTGTTGGAGTTGGGACTCATTGATGTAATTCTGGGAGTAGCTTGGTTGAGTACACTCGGGGATTGCAGAGTCAACTGGCATACTAATGAAATGTCATTCCTGTACAAGGGCAAGACTGTTCTATTGAGAGGTGAAGAAGATTTAAACAACTCCAAGATGTCCCTAAAGTCCTTGTCTAGCAACTACACAGTCAATTCAAAATGTGTGGAAGTGGAACTGTGTAACCATCAATTAACCCAACCTACTACACATCAATTGGACACAAGCATTCAGACGGTTCTCTCAAATTTCACCAGTGTGTTTGCCATTCCGACATCTTTACCACCTATTAGAGGGCGTGAACACGCCATTAACTTGATCCCTGGCACAACAACCATCAGTGTGAGGCCATATAGATATCCACATGCTCAAAAAGAAGTGATGGAGAAGATGGTACGAGATATGCTTGAGGCTGGCATCATTCTACCAAGCCAAAGTCCTTTCTCAAGTCCGGTTCTCTTAGTCAAAAAGAAGGATGACATTTGGTGTTTTTGTGTTGATTATAGAGCACTGAACAGCGCCACAATACCGGATAAATTTCCTATACCGATGATTGATCAGCTTTTGGATGAGTTAAATAGATCGGTGATTTTCTCCAAGATGGATCTTCGAGCAGGATACCATCAGATAAGAATGAAGGAAGAGGATGTTGCTAAAACCGCATTTTGAACACATGATGGACATTACGAGTTTCTCTTAATGTCATTTGGTCTTACAAATGCCCCTGCTACTTTTCAGGCGTTGATGAATGAGCTATTCAGACCTTACTTGAGGAAGTTTATCCTAGTCTTCTTTGATGACATATTGATATACAGCAGGAACTTGGATGAACATGTGGAGCACTTGACAGTGGTTTTGAAGGTGTTAGAGGAGCATTGCTTATTTGCCAATCAAAAGAAATGCATGTTTGGTCAACCTCAAGTCGGCTACTTGGGTCATATAATAACGTATGAGGGAGTTTCAACATATCCTACCAAGACTCAAGCGATGACTAAGTGGGTGACTCCTAAATCAGTGAAGAAATTGAGAGGATTTTTAGGCCTTACAGGATACTATCGGAGGTTCATAAAAGGCTATGGCGTTTTGGCTCGACCCCTAACTGATTTACTTCGGAAAGACAGTTTTGAGTAGACTTCAGCAGCTCAACAGGCTTTTgatactttgaagaaggcaaTGTCCACAGCCCCTGTTCTCGCTTTACATGACTTTGATGAAGTTTTCATTGTCGAAGCAGATGCCTCAGGTTTTGGTTTGGGTGCAGTATTGATGCAGAACAAAAGACCCATTGCCTATTTTAGTCATGGTCTAACTGCCAAAGAACAGCTTAAGCCAGTATATGAGAGGGAGTTGATGGCAATAGTGTTGGCTATTCAAAAGTGGAAACATTATCTATTTGGGAGGCATtttgtggtttatactgatcaAAAAAGCTTGAAATTTTTGTTGGACCAGAGGGAAGTGACTATGGATTATCAGAAGTGGTTGATAAAGCtgttgaattatgattttgagATCATTTACAAACCTAGAGTCGAGAATACTGCAGCTGATGGGTTATCGAGAATGACTCAACCTCAAGGTGTAATTCCTTCATCGGTCCTCATGGCATTAACGGTTCCCACAGTGTTGCAGTTACATGACATATATGAGGAGATTGATAAAGACACAAATCTGCAAGAACGGCTTAAATCTTATACAACATTGTCTAATGAAAAGGAGGGATATTCGGTGAAAAATGGGAGACTATGGTTTAAAAACAGGTTGGTTCTACCCAAATCTTCTAGGTTTATACCAATCATTTTAGAGGAGTATCATAGTGGTCTTTTGGGAGGACACTCGGGGGTGTTAAAGACAGTTAAGAGATTACAACAGTCTTTTCATTGGGAAGGTTTGATGAAGGATGTGCAGAAATTTGTCTCTGAATGCGGCATTTGCCAATGCCATAAGTACTCGACACTATCTTCTGCGGGATTGTTACAACCTCTACCGATCCCAAAACAAATTTGGGAAGATATATCAATGGATTTTGTAGAAGGCTTACCAACTTATAATGCAAAGAATGTTATCTTGGTGGTGATTGATAGACTGAGCAAGTATGGCCATTTTTTGAGTCTGAAGCATCCTTTCTCAGCTCCGGATGTGGCTCGTTTGTTCATCAAGGAGGTGGTCAAGCTACACGGTTATCCAGCCTCAATAGTATCGGATAGAGGTAATACATTTTTGAGTTCTTTTTGGAAAGATTGTTTCAAACTTTCAGGCACCAAGCTCAAGTACAACACCGCATTTCACCCTCAGATCGATGGTCAGACTGAAGTGTTGAATAGGTGTCTCGAAACGTATCTTCGATGCTTTGCATCAACTCATCCAAAGACATGGCAGCAGTACTTATCGTGGGCTGAGCTTTGGTACAACTCGTCATATCACATTGCACTGAAGACATCTCCTTTTAAAGTGGTGTATAGCCGTGATCCTCCAGCAATATTGCGTTTCGAAGGTAACTCGACTAAGGTTTCTGAATTGGAGGACATGCTGAAGGAGAGAGACGTCATGCTATCACAAATCAAGCAGCATTTAACACACGCTCAACAGCTTATGAAGAACAATGCAGATAAGCATAGGAGGGACATCGAATATGAAGTTGGTGATTGGGTGTTTTTGAAGTTGAGACCGTATAGACAACAATCCGTGGCAAAGCGGGCTTGTCAGAAACTTGCAGCAAAGTTCTACGGTCCATTTGAAGTGATGGAACAAATTGGTAAAGCAGCATATCGCTTACAATTGCCAGAAGAGTCGAAGATACATCCGGTGTTCCATGTATCACAGATTAAAAAGGTTTTGGGTGAGCACAATCAGGTTATTCCCTTACCAATGGAGTTTAATGAGTCTTATGAGTTGGTTGTTGAACCGGAAGCAGTGTTGGAGACCCGGTATAATGAGAAAGGAGTTTTGGAGGCTTTAGTGCACTGGAAGGGCTTACCTAATCACGAAGATACGTGGGAAGTGGTTAGAGAACTACAGCGGCAATACCCAACCTTagcgcttgaggacaagctgcGTTTCGttgagggggggggggggggggggggNNNNNNNNNNNNNNNNNNNNNNNNNNNNNNNNNNNNNNNNNNNNNNNNNNNNNNNNNNNNNNNNNNNNNNNNNNNNNNNNNNNNNNNNNNNNNNNNNNNNNNNNNNNNNNNNNNNNNNNNNNNNNNNNNNNNNNNNNNNNNNNNNNNNNNNNNNNNNNNNNNNNNNNNNNNNNNNNNNNNNNNNNNNNNNNNNNNNNNNNNNNNNNNNNNNNNNNNNNNNNNNNNNNNNNNNNNNNNNNNNNNNNNNNNNNNNNNNNNNNNNNNNNNNNNNNNNNNNNNNNNNNNNNNNNNNNNNNNNNNNNNNNNNNNNNNNNNNNNNNNNNNNNNNNNNNNNNNNNNNNNNNNNNNNNNNNNNNNNNNNNNNNNNNNNNNNNNNNNNNNNNNNNNNNNNNNNNNNNNNNNNNNNNNNNNNNNNNNNNNNNNNNNNNNNNNNNNNNNNNNNNNNNNNNNNNNNNNNNNNNNNNNNNNNNNNNNNNNNNNNNNNNNNNNNNNNNNNNNNNNNNNNNNNNNNNNNNNNNNNNNNNNNNNNNNNNNNNNNNGGGGGGGTATTGATAAGCCCCATAGAGTGtatatcagaagaagaagcgagGCTTGAGACGCACGTGCGGTGGGAGAAGTTCACACGTGCGAGTCCTTTGAGATATAAAAAGGTTGTTAGTTGGTTGTGAGAGTCATGCTGTGAGACTTCTGAGGGAGCCAGAGGAATGATCTAGCTGCGTCTAGTAACTCTGTGCTAATCAATTGTACCATCTTAGTTCTGATAATAAAAAGatcatattctttttcttatcataAAACCTAAGAAGAAACATAAGAACACtcctaaacaaacaaaagtcaTAGCAACTCATGTCAAAGTGCTTATgggtgataatgatgatgatgatgatggttataGAATGATAGTGATGGTGATGAGAGGATCAAGCAGTTCCGCGGATGACGTGGACTCTGATGGAATGAACCATTTTGTTGCGGTCATGAAGAAGCTCGCATTCAACAGTATCTTGATGTTTCTTAAGTTTGTTCCTTCTGCAAATCCTGTCCCATCCTTTGAAACAAACCCTATTATCTGCCCATTTGCCTCTAAGCCCTACTAAGGTCCCTTCTTCATCAATGTACTTGACGGATTCTCCAAACTCAAGGCTGTTTTCTTTCACAATATTGGCTGGAATCAActgcacaaaacaaaaccagCACAACATGTAAAAACCATAGTAAAGTAAAGAGAGACAGTAACTGAATCTCAAAAGTCTTTCGTCAGTTTTACCAGTTCATAAATCCTGTTCTTGAGGGTAGTTGGAAAGTGTGGATTAGTAAGCTCTGCAATGTCTACGTTCCCttcaaaaactgaaacaaaacaagCTTAACGATACTAGTTGTTGGATTAACAAATGTTTAAATCACTTTGAAAAAAAAGACTATCACACCTGCAGCAGCATCAGATTCAGTCTCTTCCCCCTCCAATGGATAAAGACTCTGGctgatttcttcatcttcacctaAGCTAATGTCATAATCAAGATCCATTGAAggttcttcttcgtcttcttcagaaTCAGAACTAGAACCAGAAAGCTCAATTGTCTCTGCTTCAGCTCTGGTCTCTTTACAACCCAAACGACCGAACACACTAACTTCAAAGGTTCGGTTACCATCGTACACAAAGGTCAAGAACTCTCCGTCCACAAGTTCATGGTCCCGTGCAAACTTTGACCATCCATCTGTAAAATACGCACCGTCACGTATTTTCGTCATGCTCACTGTCCAATCCTTTCCTCC
The Camelina sativa cultivar DH55 chromosome 6, Cs, whole genome shotgun sequence genome window above contains:
- the LOC104791596 gene encoding B3 domain-containing protein REM20-like, encoding MAEYEDDVLLPRFFKVFLSETGIESFAIPLSFMEHLADPLPNTAKLQGTGGKDWTVSMTKIRDGAYFTDGWSKFARDHELVDGEFLTFVYDGNRTFEVSVFGRLGCKETRAEAETIELSGSSSDSEEDEEEPSMDLDYDISLGEDEEISQSLYPLEGEETESDAAAVFEGNVDIAELTNPHFPTTLKNRIYELLIPANIVKENSLEFGESVKYIDEEGTLVGLRGKWADNRVCFKGWDRICRRNKLKKHQDTVECELLHDRNKMVHSIRVHVIRGTA
- the LOC109133342 gene encoding uncharacterized protein LOC109133342, which codes for MVMEQVLTPVKELSTEEQASIEFYEQLSQVKTKLRTSDLQTKDQLELINSKIGSHEQMMTEINKKLEFLIKHLLGKETIQEFGGSSQAGAARSQVLRNQVPNSSLKPCRSEIRSGLRENLLRNVEMAIFEGFGIYGWIAKVERFFAMGGYNEAEKLALEMQELVHMQKPRDLPEVIAEARAMEGSIMSRVVKKELLLANKENKDPHVYEQRAQSGVNNNNRKTKVITTETTPMGDRQLVRSEPRPRRHNTNAELDEKRMKGICFKCDGPWYKDHKCPNRELRVLTVFNGFEVEVLDGIGEEETIEEAIGECMALSFSSYRGLSSSTTTKVRGAVGKEGVVIMLDSGATQNFISPAAVKKLKLKCRTNPNLNVRLGNGLLVNGLGVCENVTFSTQNLEFTQNFVVLELGLIDVILGVAWLSTLGDCRVNWHTNEMSFLYKGKTVLLRGEEDLNNSKMSLKSLSSNYTVNSKCVEVELCNHQLTQPTTHQLDTSIQTVLSNFTSVFAIPTSLPPIRGREHAINLIPGTTTISVRPYRYPHAQKEVMEKMVRDMLEAGIILPSQSPFSSPVLLVKKKDDIWCFCVDYRALNSATIPDKFPIPMIDQLLDELNRSVIFSKMDLRAGYHQIRMKEEDALMNELFRPYLRKFILVFFDDILIYSRNLDEHVEHLTVVLKVLEEHCLFANQKKCMFGQPQVGYLGHIITYEGVSTYPTKTQAMTKWVTPKSVKKLRGFLGLTGYYRRFIKGYGVLARPLTDLLRKDSFE